A genomic stretch from Halichoerus grypus chromosome 5, mHalGry1.hap1.1, whole genome shotgun sequence includes:
- the HRNR gene encoding hornerin translates to MPKLLKSIVTVTELFYQYATQDGECDMLNKAELKELLENEFHQILKNPDDPDTVDIIMQNLDQDHDKKVDFTEYLLMIFKLAQACNKIIGKDHCQASGSKQRDHHHQHQEEQSETEEKDKRQGHSRPSTGENNSYSRGSRRSIKHRPGSSSREMEHQGGLSSSEHRQSSGERRRESSSGHFKDSKKNRHGSHQQERSESHSSGQRQHRSNSSGQSGLSRQQKQSSSYEGYGSESGQSISNGKNQSSSYESFTQRKHSSSPSHQSGGYGRKNHGSVSGQSSNYGKYGPGSNQSSSEKYHESSSGSSLDESSSCGQHGFRSGQSSGYEQYRSGSGQSSGFGQHGSGLGQSSSYGQNSSTSGQSSSCGHYGSGSSQSYSHSQHGSSSGESSRYGRHRSGSTQSSGHSQQGSGSRESSSYGQHRSGSSRSSSPRRHGSGTGLSSGFGQHGSGSGQSSSPSQHRSGSGQSSSYGRRRSGLGPSSRNGHHGSGSGQSSGFGQHESSSGESSGTEHGSGLGQSSSSGQHKSGYGQPSSYGQHGSASGQSSSCGQHASGSGQSSRYGYHESGSGQSSTYGHHGSGSGQSSSFGQHGSGSAQSSGFGQHGSGSGQSSSYGHHRSGSGQSSGHGQYGSGSGQSTSYGQYGSASGQTSSYSQHESGSGQSSSHGQLKPGSGQSSRYGYHESGSGQSSGFEQHGSGSGQSSGFGKHKSGSSQSSSYGQHESGLGQSSGFGQHGSGSSQSSSYGQHGSGSGQSSGFGQHGSGSSQSSSYGQHGSGSGQSSGLGQHGSGSGQSSGFGQHESGSSQSCGFGQHTSGSGQSCGFGQHGSGSGQSSGFEQHGSGSGQSSGFGKHKSGSSQSSSYGQHGSGLGQSSGFGQHGSGSSQSSSYGQHGSGSGQSSGFGQHGSGSGQSSSYGQHGSGSGQSSGLGQHGSGSGQSSGFGQHESGSSQSCGFGQHTSGSGQSCGFGQHGSGSGQSSGFEQHGSGSGQSSGFGKHKSGSSQSSNYGQHGSGLGQSSGFGQHGSGSSQSSSYGQHGSGSGQSSGFGQHGSGSGQSSSYGQHGSGSGQSSGLGQHGSGSGQSSGFGQHESGSSQSCGFGQHTSGSGQSCGFGQHGSGSGQSSGFEQHGSGSGQSSGFGKHKSGSSQSSSYGQHGSGLGQSSGSGQHGSGSSQSSSYGQHGSGSGQSSGFGQHGSGSSQSSSYGQHGSGSGQSSGLGQHGSGSGQSSGFGQHESGSTQSCGFGQHMSGSGQSCGFGQHGSGSGQSSGFEQHGSGSGQSSGFGKHKSGSSQSSSYGQHESGLGQSSGFGQHGSGSSQSSSYGQHGSGSGQSSGFGQHGSGSSQSSSYGQHGSGSGQSSGLGQHGSGSGQSSGFGQHESGSSQSCGFGQHTSGSGQSCGFGQHGSGSGQSSGFEQHGSGSGQSSGFGKHKSGSSQSSSYGQYGSGSGQSSGLGQHGSGSGPSPGLGQYGSGSGQSSSYGQYGSASGQTSSCGQHESGSGQSSSHGQHRSGSGQSSRNSYHESGSGQSSGFGQHESRSSQYSSYGQHGSGSGQSSGYGQHRSGSGHSSSSGQHGSGSGQCPSYSRHRSGSSRSSSRSRHGSGSGQCSSSEQYGSGPCHSPSSEQCGSRFGQCSSSEQYGYGSCHSSTSGQCGSGSGQYSGSEQYRSGSCHSPSSGQCGSESGQCSSYEQHETQGRCRSSSSGTHNEYSRPKMCSTPNQSRSNNQEWSECGQKERGRSCGLSGSGPDGYESIHGQSRTCRQQSQGWSQGQWESDCIHSNCNEGQSRRSYRQVESSSSCGSGQFTPSYGQSRSNTTNTLLICKEGNRQGDYCYKRGGDNCARGSTGPSSQSFPSSMPLYEYIQEQRCQF, encoded by the exons atgcCTAAACTCCTAAAAAGTATCGTCACTGTCACTGAGCTTTTCTACCAATATGCCACCCAGGATGGGGAGTGTGACATGTTGAACAAGGCAGAACTGAAAGAActtttggaaaatgaatttcATCAAATTCTGAAG AATCCAGATGATCCAGACACTGTAGATATCATCATGCAAAATCTGGATCAAGACCATGACAAGAAAGTGGATTTCACTGAGTATCTTCTGATGATATTTAAACTGGCTCAGGCTTGTAATAAAATCATCGGCAAAGATCACTGCCAAGCTTCAGGGTCAAAGCAGAGagaccaccatcaccagcaccaagAGGAACAAAGTGAAACAGAAGAGAAGGACAAAAGGCAAGGTCATTCAAGGCCAAGTACAGGAGAGAATAATTCCTATTCCAGGGGCTCCAGAAGAAGCATTAAACACAGGCCTGGGTCCAGCTCCAGAGAAATGGAGCATCAAGGAGGCTTATCTAGTTCAGAGCATAGGCAAAGCtctggggaaagaaggagagagtcAAGTTCAGGCCACTTCAAAGACAGTAAGAAAAACAGGCATGGCTCTCATCAACAAGAGAGGTCTGAGAGTCATTCTTCTGGTCAGAGGCAACATAGATCCAATTCAAGCGGTCAATCAGGACTTAGTAGACAACAAAAACAGTCTTCAAGCTATGAGGGATATGGGTCTGAATCAGGCCAGTCCATAAGCAATGGCAAAAATCAATCAAGCTCCTATGAGTCCTTTACTCAGAGAAAACATAGCAGCAGCCCTAGTCATCAGTCAGGAGGTTATGGAAGAAAAAATCATGGCTCTGTGTCAGGCCAGTCCTCTAATTATGGAAAATATGGACCTGGTTCTAATCAGTCTTCTAGTGAGAAATACCATGAGTCTAGCTCAGGATCCAGTTTAGATGAATCATCAAGCTGTGGACAACATGGATTTAGATCAGGTCAGTCCTCTGGCTATGAACAATATAGATCTGGCTCAGGTCAATCTTCTGGCTTTGGGCAACATGGGTCTGGCTTAGGCCAATCTTCTAGTTACGGACAAAATAGTTCTACTTCAGGACAGTCATCAAGCTGTGGACACTATGGATCTGGCTCAAGTCAATCTTATAGCCATAGCCAACATGGGTCCAGCTCAGGAGAGTCTTCTCGCTATGGACGACATAGGTCTGGCTCAACTCAATCTTCTGGCCACAGCCAACAGGGGTCTGGCTCAAGAGAGTCTTCTAGCTATGGACAACATAGGTCTGGCTCAAGTCGATCTTCTAGCCCCAGGCGACATGGATCTGGAACAGGCCTGTCTTCTGGCTTTGGACAACATGGGTCAGGATCAGGCCAGTCTTCTAGCCCCAGCCAACATAGGTCTGGATCAGGCCAGTCTTCTAGCTATGGACGACGCAGATCTGGCTTAGGTCCGTCCTCTAGAAATGGTCATCATGGGTCTGGATCAGGTCAGTCTTCTGGCTTTGGGCAACATGAGTCTAGCTCAGGAGAGTCTTCTGGCACTGAGCATGGATCTGGCTTAGGTCAATCGTCAAGTTCTGGACAGCATAAATCTGGATATGGTCAACCCTCTAGCTATGGACAACATGGTTCTGCTTCTGGACAGTCATCAAGCTGTGGTCAACATGCATCTGGATCAGGACAGTCCTCTAGATATGGTTATCATGAATCTGGATCTGGTCAGTCTTCTACCTATGGCCATCATGGGTCTGGATCAGGTCAATCTTCTAGCTTTGGGCAACATGGGTCTGGATCAGCTCAGTCTTCTGGCTTTGGGCAACATGGGTCTGGATCAGGTCAATCTTCTAGCTATGGTCACCATAGGTCTGGATCAGGACAGTCTTCTGGCCATGGTCAGtatggttctggctcaggtcaatCCACTAGCTATGGACAATACGGTTCTGCTTCAGGACAGACATCAAGCTATAGTCAACATGAATCTGGATCAGGCCAGTCTTCTAGCCATGGCCAACTTAAACCTGGCTCAGGTCAGTCCTCTAGATATGGTTATCATGAGTCTGGCTCAGGTCAGTCTTCTGGCTTTGAGCAACATGGGTCTGGATCTGGTCAGTCTTCTGGCTTTGGGAAACATAAGTCTGGATCCAGTCAGTCTTCTAGTTATGGCCAACATGAGTCTGGCTTAGGTCAGTCTTCTGGCTTTGGGCAACATGGGTCTGGATCCAGTCAGTCTTCTAGTTATGGCCAACATGGGTCTGGATCTGGTCAGTCTTCTGGCTTTGGGCAACATGGGTCTGGATCCAGTCAGTCTTCTAGTTATGGCCAACATGGATCTGGCTCAGGTCAGTCTTCTGGCCTTGGGCAACATGGGTCTGGCTCAGGTCAGTCTTCTGGCTTTGGGCAACATGAGTCTGGATCTAGTCAGTCTTGTGGCTTTGGGCAACATACGTCTGGCTCAGGTCAGTCTTGTGGCTTTGGGCAACATGGGTCTGGCTCAGGTCAGTCTTCTGGCTTTGAGCAACATGGGTCTGGATCTGGTCAGTCTTCTGGCTTTGGGAAACATAAGTCTGGATCCAGTCAGTCTTCTAGTTATGGCCAACATGGGTCTGGCTTAGGTCAGTCTTCTGGCTTTGGGCAACATGGGTCTGGATCCAGTCAGTCTTCTAGTTATGGCCAACATGGGTCTGGATCTGGTCAGTCTTCTGGCTTTGGGCAACATGGGTCTGGATCCGGTCAGTCTTCTAGTTATGGCCAACATGGATCTGGCTCAGGTCAGTCTTCTGGCCTTGGGCAACATGGGTCTGGCTCAGGACAGTCTTCTGGCTTTGGGCAACATGAGTCTGGATCTAGTCAGTCTTGTGGCTTTGGGCAACATACGTCTGGCTCAGGTCAGTCTTGTGGCTTTGGGCAACATGGGTCTGGCTCAGGTCAGTCTTCTGGCTTTGAGCAACATGGGTCTGGATCTGGTCAGTCTTCTGGCTTTGGGAAACATAAGTCTGGATCCAGTCAGTCTTCTAATTATGGCCAACATGGGTCTGGCTTAGGTCAGTCTTCTGGCTTTGGGCAACATGGGTCTGGATCCAGTCAGTCTTCTAGTTATGGCCAACATGGGTCTGGATCAGGTCAGTCTTCTGGCTTTGGGCAACATGGGTCTGGATCCGGTCAGTCTTCTAGTTATGGCCAACATGGATCTGGCTCAGGTCAGTCTTCTGGCCTTGGGCAACATGGGTCTGGCTCAGGACAGTCTTCTGGCTTTGGACAACATGAGTCTGGATCTAGTCAGTCTTGTGGCTTTGGGCAACATACGTCTGGCTCAGGTCAGTCTTGTGGCTTTGGGCAACATGGGTCTGGCTCAGGTCAGTCTTCTGGCTTTGAGCAACATGGGTCTGGATCTGGTCAGTCTTCTGGCTTTGGGAAACATAAGTCTGGATCCAGTCAGTCTTCTAGTTATGGCCAACATGGGTCTGGCTTAGGTCAGTCTTCTGGCTCTGGGCAACATGGGTCTGGATCCAGTCAGTCTTCTAGTTATGGCCAACATGGGTCTGGATCTGGTCAGTCTTCTGGCTTTGGGCAACATGGGTCTGGATCCAGTCAGTCTTCTAGTTATGGCCAACATGGATCTGGCTCAGGTCAGTCTTCTGGCCTTGGGCAACATGGGTCTGGCTCAGGACAGTCTTCTGGCTTTGGACAACATGAGTCTGGATCTACTCAGTCTTGTGGCTTTGGGCAACATATGTCTGGCTCAGGTCAGTCTTGTGGCTTTGGGCAACATGGGTCTGGCTCAGGTCAGTCTTCTGGCTTTGAGCAACATGGGTCTGGATCTGGTCAGTCTTCTGGCTTTGGGAAACATAAGTCTGGATCCAGTCAGTCTTCTAGTTATGGCCAACATGAGTCTGGCTTAGGTCAGTCTTCTGGCTTTGGGCAACATGGGTCTGGATCCAGTCAGTCTTCTAGTTATGGCCAACATGGGTCTGGATCTGGTCAGTCTTCTGGCTTTGGGCAACATGGGTCTGGATCCAGTCAGTCTTCTAGTTATGGCCAACATGGATCTGGCTCAGGTCAGTCTTCTGGCCTTGGGCAACATGGGTCTGGCTCAGGTCAGTCTTCTGGCTTTGGGCAACATGAGTCTGGATCTAGTCAGTCTTGTGGCTTTGGGCAACATACGTCTGGCTCAGGTCAGTCTTGTGGCTTTGGGCAACATGGGTCTGGCTCAGGTCAGTCTTCTGGCTTTGAGCAACATGGGTCTGGATCTGGTCAGTCTTCTGGCTTTGGGAAACATAAGTCTGGATCCAGTCAGTCTTCTAGTTATGGCCAATATGGATCTGGCTCAGGTCAGTCTTCTGGCCTTGGGCAACATGGGTCTGGCTCAGGTCCGTCTCCTGGTTTGGGGCAATATGGGTCTGGCTCAGGTCAATCCTCTAGCTATGGACAATACGGTTCTGCTTCAGGACAGACATCAAGCTGCGGTCAACATGAATCTGGGTCAGGCCAGTCTTCTAGCCATGGCCAACATAGATCTGGCTCAGGTCAGTCCTCTAGAAACAGTTATCATGAGTCTGGATCAGGTCAGTCTTCTGGCTTTGGGCAACATGAGTCTAGATCCAGTCAGTATTCTAGCTATGGCCAGCATGGGTCTGGATCAGGTCAGTCTTCTGGCTATGGCCAACATCGGTCTGGATCAGGTCATTCTTCAAGCTCTGGGCAACATGGGTCTGGATCAGGTCAGTGTCCTAGCTATAGCCGACACAGGTCTGGCTCAAGTAGATCTTCTAGCCGTAGCCGACATGGGTCTGGCTCAGGTCAGTGTTCTAGTTCTGAACAATATGGGTCTGGCCCATGCCATTCACCTAGCTCTGAGCAGTGTGGTTCTAGATTTGGTCAGTGTTCTAGCTCTGAGCAATATGGATATGGCTCATGTCACTCATCTACCTCTGGACAATGTGGTTCTGGATCTGGTCAGTATTCTGGCTCTGAACAGTACAGATCTGGTTCATGTCACTCACCTAGCTCTGGGCAATGTGGTTCTGAATCTGGTCAGTGTTCTAGCTATGAGCAACATGAAACACAAGGGAGATGTAGGTCAAGTTCAAGTGGAACTCATAATGAGTACAGTAGACCCAAAATGTGCTCAACCCCTAATCAATCAAGAAGCAATAACCAGGAATGGTCAGAGTGTGGCCAAAAAGAAAGAGGTAGGAGTTGTGGCCTATCAGGTAGTGGGCCTGATGGATATGAGAGTATTCATGGACAATCAAGAACATGTAGGCAACAAAGCCAAGGATGGAGCCAAGGTCAATGGGAATCTGACTGTATCCATTCAAATTGTAATGAAGGGCAATCAAGACGCAGTTATAGACAAGTAGAAAGCTCCTCAAGTTGTGGCTCTGGACAATTTACACCCTCCTATGGACAGTCTAGATCCAACACTACGAATACATTGTTAATTTGCAAGGAGGGTAATCGACAAGGTGACTATTGTTATAAGAGAGGAGGAGATAATTGTGCAAGGGGAAGTACCGGCCCAAGTTCCCAGAGTTTCCCTAGCAGCATGCCACTCTATGAATACATCCAAGAGCAGAGGTGCCAATTCTAG